A single region of the Streptomyces sp. AM 4-1-1 genome encodes:
- a CDS encoding ATP-binding protein, with protein MRSDKGGIQSVVRLRLTIGRDHVAELARLRNPVGAVEELIWNALDADAEQVVVELERNDLGGVERVIVSDDGTGIAADRCDEYFGLIGVSWKKRAQTSPLKKRALHGKNGRGRVRAFALGREVRWTSVSAGLGGPRRVVIESDRSSMDEFDVSEHESADYPTGTVFEALGGEELQRLTESTATATLTASFALHLEAYPDIRIEYDGQRLDPSSEQLRIATYEIAVTSAGPHGSAQLKLIEWKRPVTRALILCDERGMSLAHLRPEIQAPGFHFTAYLSWPGFEAEETGDLTYADWAPDGTAAEVVARAREQMRTHFRSRADERRQELVDEWRSDGIYPYQGDPGSNQERAERETFDAVATTVIRHLPQVRKTRRTTFALLRSVLSHEPADVLRIVEELFALSKQEQEELSRLLDRTPLSSLIKASTAATSRLDFLTALEHLVFDTAAKRRVKERDELHRILESECWVFGEEYGLHVSDRSLNEVLKQHCRLLGRETPTPTPVLREDGRQGRVDLMLSRAARHRKGERHHLVVELKRSSVALGMTEFAQVNSYAQAVMNDDRFRETKVAWDFWLVGNTMDDGLRQLAHQPDRLPGCAVAQPAYRIWVRTWGEIIEDCQERLRFYGEQLEYESTTQHAMDYLIREHSEAVTGLVGDGTLPAARTSSGTRGGGTLTTA; from the coding sequence ATGAGAAGCGACAAGGGAGGAATCCAGTCCGTGGTGAGACTGCGATTGACGATCGGCAGGGACCATGTCGCGGAACTCGCGCGGCTGCGCAATCCGGTGGGGGCCGTCGAAGAGCTGATCTGGAATGCGCTGGACGCCGACGCGGAGCAGGTCGTCGTGGAGCTTGAGCGCAATGACCTCGGAGGCGTGGAACGTGTCATCGTCTCCGACGACGGCACGGGCATCGCCGCCGACCGCTGTGACGAGTACTTCGGGCTCATCGGCGTCTCCTGGAAGAAACGTGCGCAGACCAGCCCGTTGAAGAAGCGAGCGCTGCACGGCAAGAACGGGCGCGGACGCGTCCGCGCGTTCGCACTCGGCAGGGAGGTGCGCTGGACCAGCGTGAGCGCCGGTCTTGGTGGTCCGCGCCGTGTGGTGATCGAGTCGGACCGAAGTTCCATGGACGAGTTCGACGTCAGCGAGCATGAGTCGGCGGATTACCCGACCGGCACGGTGTTCGAGGCACTGGGTGGTGAAGAACTGCAGAGGCTCACCGAGTCCACCGCCACCGCCACCCTCACCGCGTCCTTCGCACTGCACCTGGAGGCGTACCCGGACATCCGCATCGAGTACGACGGCCAGAGACTCGACCCGTCGTCGGAGCAGCTGCGCATCGCCACCTACGAGATCGCGGTGACCTCGGCCGGTCCGCACGGCTCGGCACAACTGAAGCTCATCGAATGGAAGCGTCCTGTCACCCGTGCCCTGATTCTGTGCGACGAACGCGGTATGTCCCTCGCCCACCTCAGGCCCGAGATCCAGGCCCCGGGTTTCCACTTCACGGCCTACCTCTCCTGGCCCGGCTTCGAAGCCGAAGAAACGGGAGACCTCACCTACGCCGACTGGGCACCGGACGGAACCGCCGCCGAGGTGGTGGCGCGGGCCCGTGAACAGATGCGTACCCACTTCCGGTCCCGCGCCGACGAGCGGCGACAGGAACTGGTCGACGAGTGGCGCTCGGACGGCATCTACCCGTACCAGGGGGACCCGGGCAGCAACCAGGAACGCGCGGAACGTGAGACGTTCGATGCCGTGGCGACCACCGTCATTCGGCACCTGCCCCAGGTCAGGAAGACCCGCAGAACGACCTTCGCCCTCCTGCGGTCGGTGTTGTCCCACGAACCCGCCGACGTCCTGCGAATCGTGGAGGAGTTGTTCGCGCTCTCCAAACAGGAGCAGGAAGAGCTCAGCCGACTGCTCGACCGCACCCCTCTGTCGTCACTCATCAAGGCGTCAACGGCAGCGACGAGCCGGCTGGATTTCCTCACAGCCCTGGAGCACCTCGTCTTCGACACGGCCGCCAAGCGGCGGGTCAAGGAGAGGGACGAACTGCACCGCATCCTGGAGAGCGAATGCTGGGTGTTCGGTGAGGAGTACGGACTGCATGTCAGTGACCGCAGTCTCAACGAGGTCCTGAAGCAGCACTGTCGATTGCTCGGACGGGAGACGCCGACACCGACACCCGTACTGCGTGAGGACGGACGCCAGGGACGCGTCGACCTGATGTTGTCCCGGGCCGCCCGGCACCGGAAGGGGGAACGCCACCACCTCGTGGTCGAACTCAAGAGGTCGAGCGTCGCCCTCGGAATGACCGAGTTCGCGCAGGTGAACAGCTACGCCCAAGCAGTCATGAACGACGACAGATTCCGGGAGACCAAGGTGGCCTGGGACTTCTGGCTGGTGGGCAACACCATGGACGACGGTCTCCGCCAGCTGGCCCACCAGCCGGACCGGCTGCCCGGGTGCGCCGTCGCCCAGCCCGCGTACCGGATCTGGGTACGCACCTGGGGCGAGATCATCGAGGACTGCCAGGAGCGGCTGCGCTTCTACGGTGAGCAGCTGGAGTACGAGTCGACGACGCAGCACGCCATGGACTATCTGATCCGCGAACACTCCGAGGCGGTCACCGGGCTCGTCGGCGACGGCACACTTCCGGCAGCCCGTACGAGCAGCGGTACGCGCGGGGGCGGAACCCTCACGACCGCGTAG
- a CDS encoding MarR family transcriptional regulator: MSAGALDLLIRLSAGPDDGISIGALAQAAGVSSRNVTGLVDTLERGGLAERVADPHDRRSVLARITPAGLAWLEAFRRPAQVAMASVFRGFTPAELTQLRHLCLRLVENQERIEQYLSQADGTNAPA, from the coding sequence ATGAGCGCGGGAGCGCTCGACCTCCTGATCCGTCTGAGCGCGGGGCCCGATGACGGGATCAGCATCGGCGCGCTCGCCCAGGCCGCCGGGGTGAGTTCACGCAATGTCACCGGGCTGGTCGACACCCTCGAACGCGGCGGACTGGCCGAGCGGGTCGCCGACCCGCATGACCGCCGATCGGTCCTGGCCCGGATCACACCCGCCGGGCTGGCCTGGCTGGAGGCGTTCCGCCGACCCGCCCAGGTGGCCATGGCGTCGGTCTTCCGCGGATTCACGCCCGCCGAGCTGACCCAGTTGCGGCACCTGTGCCTACGCCTTGTCGAGAACCAGGAGCGGATCGAGCAGTACCTGAGCCAGGCGGACGGTACGAACGCTCCTGCGTGA
- a CDS encoding metalloregulator ArsR/SmtB family transcription factor, producing the protein MARAATTSDVFNAIAEPQRRDILLLLRAGERSVTEVAQELGMAQPGASKHLRVLREVGLVRDRKVGKQRLYGLDARGLRPVHEWTGGFERFWTESFDRLDAYVQDLKQTKQEE; encoded by the coding sequence ATGGCACGAGCAGCGACGACGTCGGACGTCTTCAACGCGATCGCCGAGCCGCAGCGCCGGGACATCCTGCTGCTGCTGCGGGCGGGTGAGCGGTCGGTGACCGAGGTGGCCCAGGAGCTGGGGATGGCCCAGCCGGGGGCGTCCAAACACCTGCGGGTGCTCCGGGAGGTCGGGCTGGTGCGGGACCGCAAGGTGGGCAAACAGCGCCTGTACGGCCTTGACGCCCGCGGGCTGCGACCGGTCCACGAGTGGACCGGCGGGTTCGAGCGGTTCTGGACCGAGAGCTTCGACCGGCTGGACGCATACGTGCAGGACCTCAAGCAGACAAAGCAGGAGGAGTGA
- a CDS encoding SRPBCC family protein: protein MAAAERDTSAQSATTDREVVISRVVDAPRELVFEAFTEVRHLSRWWGPEGFTTTTRAFEFRVGGEWVFVMHGPDGTDYQEWISWTGLTPPERIEFLHGESRDDPNAFESVLTFAPDGAATRIEMRTVFPTRELRDEAVEKYHAIEAGRQTLSNLATYVTEIVRKGAEG from the coding sequence ATGGCAGCGGCAGAACGGGACACGTCGGCGCAGTCCGCGACGACCGACCGGGAGGTCGTCATCTCGCGGGTCGTCGACGCCCCGCGGGAGCTGGTGTTCGAGGCGTTCACCGAGGTGCGGCACCTGTCGCGGTGGTGGGGGCCGGAGGGGTTCACCACCACCACGCGGGCATTCGAGTTCCGCGTCGGCGGGGAATGGGTCTTCGTGATGCACGGACCGGACGGGACGGACTACCAGGAGTGGATCTCCTGGACCGGGCTCACCCCGCCGGAGCGGATCGAATTCCTCCACGGTGAGTCCCGCGACGACCCGAACGCCTTCGAGTCGGTCCTCACGTTCGCGCCCGACGGCGCGGCGACCCGGATCGAGATGCGCACGGTGTTCCCCACCAGGGAACTGCGCGACGAGGCGGTCGAGAAGTACCACGCGATCGAGGCCGGCCGGCAGACCCTGAGCAACCTGGCCACGTACGTCACCGAGATCGTTCGGAAGGGAGCGGAGGGCTGA